The following coding sequences lie in one Streptococcus suis genomic window:
- the celC gene encoding PTS cellobiose transporter subunit IIA (phosphoenolpyruvate-dependent sugar phosphotransferase system; catalyzes the phosphorylation of incoming sugar substrates concomitant with their translocation across the cell membrane; IIB is phosphorylated by IIA and then transfers the phosphoryl group to the sugar; IIC forms the translocation channel), whose protein sequence is MNTEELQMAAFGIILSSGNARSVIHEAFAAMREGDYDKAEELLEAANADMLEAHHSQTGLLQEYASGTEVKVEIIMVHAQDHLMTTMTLREVALEMLALYRKVG, encoded by the coding sequence ATGAATACAGAAGAATTACAAATGGCTGCATTTGGGATCATCCTCAGTAGTGGCAATGCAAGAAGTGTTATCCACGAAGCTTTTGCTGCTATGAGAGAAGGTGATTATGATAAGGCAGAAGAGTTATTGGAAGCAGCCAATGCTGACATGCTTGAAGCCCACCATTCTCAAACGGGTCTCTTACAGGAATACGCAAGCGGTACTGAAGTGAAGGTAGAGATTATTATGGTTCATGCGCAAGATCATTTGATGACAACAATGACTTTACGTGAGGTAGCGCTTGAAATGTTAGCTTTGTATCGTAAAGTTGGTTAG
- a CDS encoding transcription antiterminator BglG, protein MLNTKEKMILQYLYQHQNGFSTSKVLAEHLSYTDRTIRTYIKKLISEISEEETGFAILSKQGYGYQLRISDEEKYHRFLSENQLVFGVDYSDAENRHKQILNKLIFEEECILFDDLADQLFVSRSTLSHDFKHIREHLASYGLSIESKPYKGVYVVGEERQKRHFIMDYFFSEHFYQNIHHFLSNDKSLALPLSFEELTIVVLDECRDSQLKLSDYIIQNLVIHLGLAIQRYQKGFTISPVTIDKEKYAEELAVATKIARRLSHRLEPQNRFPEEEVVYIALHLISKTQLEVEKSSDRLLLRQELFEVLGRYDDEYGYQFSHDFSLIEGLLTHLEVLIERLRHNLHIDNPLLDDIKTTYHDIFDLTQSLMAELSVFHSYSLSESEIAYVALHLMASLERQKEKYKLNVLVICATGYGSAQMLKNRIKNELGQQVSISDVIGYYDLDNQKLQGIDVIMSTIDLSGLVFKVPVITVSVFLTDQEVKEVKQRLADLRPSLQKTQVVERESNLEKYFDQYFSEQRFLVVESAEKEMLLKQMISQLESEGLGNHQEFYKLIEARESLSTLVFDKDIAVPHPLKPISEKHMISVAVIKNGLYWEEDYGQIRLVFLVSPSIYTNEGLSTITNRLVDLVDLPEVKKDIINSPDFETFKHVFLQRE, encoded by the coding sequence ATGCTAAATACTAAGGAAAAAATGATATTACAGTATCTTTATCAGCACCAGAATGGTTTTTCAACCAGTAAAGTATTGGCAGAGCATCTTTCTTATACGGATCGTACCATCCGAACCTATATCAAAAAATTAATTTCCGAAATATCCGAGGAAGAAACAGGTTTTGCGATTTTATCCAAACAAGGTTATGGCTATCAGCTTCGAATTAGCGATGAGGAAAAATACCATCGTTTCTTATCTGAAAACCAACTAGTATTTGGGGTGGATTATAGTGATGCAGAAAATCGCCATAAACAAATCCTGAATAAATTGATATTTGAAGAAGAATGTATCTTATTTGATGATTTGGCGGACCAGCTGTTTGTCAGTAGATCAACCTTGTCTCATGATTTCAAGCACATTAGGGAGCATCTTGCTTCTTATGGTTTGAGCATCGAGAGCAAGCCCTATAAGGGAGTCTATGTGGTTGGTGAAGAACGTCAAAAACGTCACTTCATCATGGACTATTTCTTTAGTGAACATTTTTATCAGAATATCCATCATTTTTTATCCAATGATAAAAGTCTAGCCTTACCTCTATCTTTTGAAGAGCTAACAATTGTAGTCTTAGATGAGTGTCGTGATAGTCAGTTGAAACTATCTGATTATATTATCCAAAATTTAGTTATTCATTTAGGTTTAGCTATCCAACGCTATCAAAAAGGTTTTACAATTTCTCCTGTCACCATCGATAAGGAAAAGTATGCTGAAGAATTGGCAGTAGCTACAAAGATTGCTAGGCGATTATCCCATCGACTGGAACCTCAGAATAGGTTTCCTGAGGAAGAAGTGGTCTACATTGCTCTACACTTGATTTCAAAAACACAATTAGAGGTGGAGAAGTCATCGGACCGCCTCTTGTTGCGCCAAGAACTTTTTGAAGTTTTAGGGCGTTATGATGATGAATATGGTTATCAATTTTCACATGATTTTTCCTTGATAGAAGGTTTGCTAACACATCTGGAGGTTCTCATAGAACGACTCCGTCACAATCTCCATATTGATAACCCCCTACTTGATGATATTAAAACAACTTATCATGATATCTTCGATTTGACACAATCACTAATGGCTGAACTTTCAGTTTTTCACTCTTATAGCTTGTCCGAGTCAGAAATTGCCTATGTAGCTCTACACTTGATGGCTTCCTTGGAACGGCAAAAAGAAAAATACAAATTAAATGTTCTGGTTATCTGTGCAACAGGCTACGGTAGTGCTCAGATGCTGAAAAATAGGATTAAAAATGAACTTGGGCAACAGGTGTCCATATCAGATGTCATCGGTTACTATGATTTAGATAATCAAAAGTTGCAGGGGATAGATGTGATAATGTCAACCATCGACTTATCTGGTTTGGTGTTTAAGGTCCCTGTTATAACTGTCAGTGTCTTTTTAACAGATCAGGAAGTTAAGGAAGTTAAACAACGATTGGCGGACTTGAGACCTAGTCTCCAAAAAACACAGGTAGTGGAAAGAGAGAGTAACTTGGAGAAATACTTTGATCAGTACTTCTCAGAACAACGATTTTTAGTTGTTGAGTCAGCTGAAAAAGAAATGTTATTAAAGCAAATGATTTCACAGTTGGAGAGCGAAGGTCTTGGAAATCACCAGGAATTTTATAAATTAATTGAGGCGCGTGAAAGCTTGAGTACATTGGTATTTGATAAAGATATAGCTGTTCCTCACCCCCTAAAACCCATTAGCGAAAAGCACATGATTTCTGTTGCGGTTATAAAAAATGGTCTATATTGGGAAGAAGACTATGGGCAGATTAGATTGGTTTTCTTAGTGAGTCCATCTATATATACAAATGAAGGTCTATCAACCATTACCAATCGATTGGTAGATTTGGTAGATTTACCAGAAGTCAAGAAAGACATAATAAACTCTCCTGATTTTGAAACATTCAAACACGTTTTTTTACAAAGAGAATAG
- the celB gene encoding PTS cellobiose transporter subunit IIB (required for cellobiose uptake and metabolism), with the protein MVKALIICAGGMSSSLIAKKTQTLLEEQGHTVEMNAVGVPEGGKKINAAEYDLYLISPQTKMHFKQFEEAGKKVGKPVVQIPPQAYIPIPMGIEKMAKLVLDNI; encoded by the coding sequence ATGGTAAAAGCTTTGATTATCTGTGCAGGAGGCATGTCTTCTTCACTTATTGCAAAAAAAACACAAACTCTTTTGGAAGAACAAGGGCATACAGTAGAAATGAATGCTGTCGGTGTTCCAGAAGGTGGTAAAAAAATAAATGCGGCAGAGTATGACTTGTACTTGATTAGCCCGCAGACAAAAATGCATTTTAAGCAATTTGAAGAAGCAGGTAAGAAGGTAGGGAAGCCAGTTGTCCAAATTCCACCTCAAGCCTATATTCCAATTCCGATGGGAATTGAAAAAATGGCTAAATTGGTCTTGGATAATATCTAG
- a CDS encoding 6-phospho-beta-glucosidase, with protein MSKLPKNFLWGGAVAAHQLEGGWQEGGKGISVADVMTAGRHGVPREITAGVLEGKYYPNHEAIDFYHRYKEDIALFAEMGFKCFRTSIAWTRIFPKGDELEPNEAGLQFYDDLFDECLKYGIEPVVTLSHFELPYHLVTEYGGFRNRKTIEFFVRFAETCFRRYKDKVKYWMTFNEINNQANYQEDFAPFTNSGIVYQEGENREAVMYQAAHYELVASARAVKIGHEINPDFQIGCMIAMCPIYPATCKPSDILMAQKAMQKRYYFADVHVHGFYPEHILRYWERKGISVDFTEEDCEDLLEGTVDYIGFSYYMSFAIDSHRENNPHYDYLETEDLVKNTYVNASDWEWQIDPEGLRYALNWFTDMYHLPLFIVENGFGAIDQVEEDGMVHDDYRIDYLGAHIKEFIKAVDEDGVDLMGYTPWGCIDLVSAGTGEMRKRYGFIYVDKDDEGNGSYARSPKRSFAWYKNVIATNGEEV; from the coding sequence ATGTCTAAATTACCTAAAAATTTTTTATGGGGTGGAGCAGTAGCAGCTCACCAACTTGAAGGTGGCTGGCAAGAAGGTGGAAAAGGGATTTCTGTAGCAGATGTGATGACTGCTGGGAGACACGGGGTACCTAGAGAAATTACAGCTGGCGTATTAGAAGGAAAATATTATCCGAATCATGAAGCGATTGATTTCTATCACCGCTATAAAGAAGATATTGCACTCTTTGCTGAGATGGGCTTCAAGTGTTTCCGTACTTCAATTGCATGGACACGTATTTTTCCAAAGGGCGACGAACTGGAACCAAATGAAGCTGGCTTGCAGTTTTATGATGACTTATTTGATGAGTGTTTAAAATATGGGATTGAACCTGTTGTTACCCTATCACACTTTGAATTGCCTTACCATCTGGTAACTGAGTATGGTGGTTTTAGAAATCGTAAAACCATTGAGTTCTTTGTTCGTTTTGCAGAGACTTGCTTCCGTCGTTACAAAGACAAGGTCAAATACTGGATGACATTTAACGAGATTAATAACCAAGCAAATTATCAGGAAGATTTTGCACCTTTTACCAACTCAGGTATTGTTTATCAAGAGGGGGAAAACCGTGAAGCAGTTATGTATCAAGCGGCTCATTATGAATTGGTGGCTTCTGCACGTGCCGTTAAGATTGGGCATGAGATTAACCCTGATTTCCAGATTGGTTGTATGATTGCCATGTGTCCGATATATCCTGCGACTTGCAAACCATCTGATATTTTGATGGCACAAAAGGCCATGCAAAAACGGTATTACTTTGCAGATGTTCATGTGCATGGTTTCTACCCCGAGCATATCTTGCGCTACTGGGAAAGAAAAGGTATTAGCGTTGATTTCACAGAGGAAGATTGCGAAGATTTGCTAGAAGGAACAGTTGATTACATCGGTTTCTCATACTATATGAGTTTTGCTATTGATTCCCATCGTGAGAATAACCCTCACTATGACTACCTTGAGACAGAGGACTTGGTGAAAAATACCTATGTGAACGCTTCTGATTGGGAATGGCAAATTGATCCCGAAGGATTGCGCTATGCATTAAACTGGTTTACAGATATGTATCATCTGCCACTTTTTATCGTAGAGAACGGTTTTGGTGCAATTGACCAAGTTGAAGAAGATGGCATGGTGCATGATGATTATCGCATTGACTACCTTGGAGCACATATCAAGGAGTTTATCAAAGCAGTTGATGAGGATGGGGTTGATTTGATGGGATATACTCCATGGGGTTGTATCGATCTGGTGTCAGCAGGGACAGGTGAAATGCGCAAACGCTATGGCTTTATCTATGTTGATAAAGATGATGAAGGCAATGGAAGCTATGCCCGTTCTCCTAAACGCTCATTCGCATGGTATAAAAATGTCATCGCAACAAATGGTGAGGAAGTTTAA
- a CDS encoding 6-phospho-beta-glucosidase translates to MSRFPKKFLWGGAIAANQAEGAYNVDGRGLVQTDVTTGGSVNSPRYTTYIDKDGKPGKYASMGHLGGHLPEGATYAVLEDHYYPNHKAVDFYHRYKEDIKLFAEMGYSVFRLSISWARIFPNGDDAEPNQAGLDFYRSVFEECRKYGIEPLVSIWHFDTPLSLEQRYGGWKNRKLVDFYVKYAETIFKEYKGLVKYWLTFNEINGGIMFLDLFGDEMTDQDYQDAYQSLHHQFVASAKAVQIGHEIDPEYKIGNMICGITFYPGTCDPADILANQHAWEQNIYYCGDVQAKGKYGTYAKRLWAEHNVVVEMAEDDLEVLAKGKVDMYTFSYYMSTVVTTHTSEDTVSDNFSAGAKNPYLTYSDWGWAHDPSGLQYYLEKMYDRYEIPLMVVENGLGAFDTVEEDGSIHDDYRIDYHRAHVNAMADAIANGVDLIGYTTWGCIDLVSAGTGEMRKRYGFIYVDMDDAGNGTLARTPKDSFYWYKKVIASNGEDVE, encoded by the coding sequence ATGTCACGTTTTCCAAAAAAATTCCTCTGGGGAGGAGCTATTGCAGCTAACCAGGCAGAAGGTGCCTATAATGTGGACGGACGCGGTTTAGTCCAGACAGACGTTACAACAGGAGGATCTGTCAACAGCCCCCGCTATACAACCTACATTGATAAGGACGGCAAGCCAGGTAAATATGCTTCCATGGGACATTTGGGAGGTCATCTGCCAGAAGGGGCGACCTATGCCGTCCTAGAAGACCACTATTATCCAAACCACAAGGCTGTGGACTTCTACCACCGCTATAAAGAAGATATCAAGCTCTTCGCAGAAATGGGTTACTCCGTTTTCCGCTTGTCGATTTCATGGGCACGGATTTTCCCAAATGGTGATGATGCAGAGCCAAACCAAGCAGGTCTTGATTTCTATCGTTCAGTTTTTGAAGAATGTCGCAAATATGGCATTGAGCCATTGGTTTCCATTTGGCATTTCGATACACCTTTGAGCTTGGAGCAACGCTATGGTGGTTGGAAAAATCGTAAGCTCGTTGATTTTTATGTCAAGTATGCAGAAACCATTTTCAAGGAATACAAGGGTCTCGTTAAATACTGGTTGACCTTCAATGAAATTAACGGCGGTATCATGTTCTTGGATCTCTTTGGTGATGAGATGACTGACCAGGATTATCAAGATGCCTACCAAAGCCTTCACCATCAATTTGTTGCCTCAGCCAAGGCTGTTCAAATCGGGCATGAGATTGACCCAGAATACAAGATTGGGAACATGATTTGTGGTATTACCTTCTACCCTGGCACCTGTGACCCAGCAGATATCCTTGCCAACCAACACGCTTGGGAGCAAAATATCTACTATTGTGGTGATGTACAGGCCAAAGGAAAATATGGTACCTACGCTAAACGCCTCTGGGCAGAGCATAATGTGGTGGTTGAGATGGCTGAGGATGACTTGGAAGTTCTGGCCAAAGGGAAAGTCGATATGTACACCTTCTCATACTATATGTCTACCGTTGTGACTACCCACACATCTGAAGACACGGTTTCAGACAATTTCTCAGCAGGAGCCAAAAATCCTTACTTGACTTACTCAGACTGGGGTTGGGCACACGATCCATCTGGACTCCAATACTACCTTGAAAAAATGTATGATCGCTATGAAATTCCACTCATGGTTGTAGAAAATGGTTTAGGAGCCTTTGATACAGTTGAAGAAGACGGCTCTATTCACGATGATTACCGTATTGACTACCATCGTGCCCATGTCAATGCCATGGCAGATGCCATTGCCAATGGTGTTGATTTGATTGGCTATACGACTTGGGGCTGTATTGACCTAGTATCAGCAGGAACAGGTGAAATGCGAAAACGCTACGGCTTTATCTACGTTGATATGGATGATGCTGGAAATGGGACACTTGCTAGAACACCAAAAGATTCATTCTACTGGTACAAGAAAGTCATTGCCAGCAATGGTGAGGATGTAGAATAA
- a CDS encoding AraC family transcriptional regulator, translated as MQPPLTDKQFKHAIDYDSRLLPYKYYHTCVMDGIPDILFHWHNEFEINYVYGGTARYHIDYDYFNSQAGDIILMRPNALHSIHPIEQRGHETDTLLFHLDMLGASHLDQTSMLYLQPLQTDVFKCIPRIQPQDPGYAEIRQCLLTIFELVRHQPPYFELPLKSRLFDFFYLLYRYRYIVRKNTDDMYRKNEKLRLLIEYIQQHYAENLTIEQLAEQMGYTKTHFMTIFKQQTGTSCMEFIIQVRLRAATELLTNTLKPVLEIATEVGFNNLSNFNRQFKQYYHTTPSSYRKQLRKNRAYTNFNK; from the coding sequence ATGCAACCGCCATTAACGGATAAACAGTTTAAGCACGCCATTGATTACGATAGTCGTTTATTGCCCTACAAGTATTACCATACCTGTGTCATGGATGGTATTCCTGACATTCTCTTTCATTGGCACAATGAATTTGAAATCAACTATGTTTACGGAGGGACAGCCCGTTACCATATCGACTATGATTATTTCAATAGTCAGGCTGGTGATATTATTCTCATGCGGCCCAATGCACTGCATTCCATCCATCCGATTGAACAACGGGGACATGAAACGGATACTCTTCTCTTTCACTTGGATATGCTGGGGGCATCTCACCTAGATCAGACCAGTATGCTCTACCTGCAACCCTTACAGACAGATGTTTTCAAGTGTATTCCACGCATCCAGCCCCAAGACCCTGGCTACGCAGAGATTAGACAATGCCTGCTCACCATTTTTGAGTTGGTCAGACACCAGCCACCGTACTTTGAACTGCCTCTCAAGAGCCGACTCTTTGACTTCTTCTACCTGCTCTACCGCTACCGCTACATTGTCCGGAAAAATACCGATGATATGTATCGGAAAAATGAAAAACTGCGGTTATTGATAGAATACATCCAACAACATTATGCAGAAAATCTCACCATCGAGCAGCTAGCAGAGCAAATGGGCTATACAAAAACCCATTTTATGACAATCTTCAAGCAACAAACAGGAACTTCCTGTATGGAATTTATCATCCAAGTCCGACTGCGGGCAGCTACTGAGCTCCTGACAAACACTCTCAAGCCTGTGCTTGAAATTGCGACCGAAGTTGGCTTTAATAACCTGTCCAACTTCAACCGCCAGTTCAAGCAATACTACCATACTACACCTAGTAGCTACCGCAAACAATTGCGGAAGAATAGGGCCTATACTAATTTTAATAAATAA
- a CDS encoding antibiotic biosynthesis monooxygenase — MITMHLYYTGPASNARSFAKEMEASGIADRIRKQAGNRCYQYFAPLDDPHSILLVDSWTDQAALDIHHASPMMQEILDLRSKYQLTVTAERYRSDETGIPERDKDFLQR; from the coding sequence ATGATTACCATGCACCTCTACTACACTGGACCAGCTAGCAATGCACGCTCCTTCGCTAAGGAAATGGAGGCTAGTGGCATTGCCGACCGCATTCGCAAGCAGGCTGGTAACCGGTGTTACCAATACTTTGCACCGCTCGATGATCCCCATTCTATCCTCTTGGTTGATAGCTGGACAGACCAAGCCGCTCTGGATATCCACCATGCTTCTCCAATGATGCAGGAAATCTTAGACTTACGCAGTAAGTACCAGCTGACTGTCACCGCTGAACGATATAGGAGTGATGAGACAGGCATTCCTGAGCGAGATAAGGATTTTCTTCAACGCTAA
- a CDS encoding PTS beta-glucoside transporter subunit IIABC (phosphoenolpyruvate-dependent sugar phosphotransferase system; catalyzes the phosphorylation of incoming sugar substrates concomitant with their translocation across the cell membrane; IIB is phosphorylated by IIA and then transfers the phosphoryl group to the sugar; IIC forms the translocation channel) — MAKDYTDLATDIVAHVGGKENISSLKHCVTRLRFGLKDESKADTDYLKARDGVVTVVQAGGQYQVVIGNHVPDVYAAVQKVAGISGDGALDIDEGDGLKGNLFERFIDLLSGIFQAFLGPLAAAGIIKGIVAIMASRGLTSDNSAIYAILNAAGDGFFQYLPLLVALTSARKFKMNEFTALAIGMALIYPTLPGSLAALKEAGLDNVFGIPFVLPTAGSYLSTVIPAILATWVASIIEKNIRKVTPDVVKLFVVPFVTILLAVPLTFLVVGPVANFISDVLSNAFTAIMNFSPLLYGLILGATWQVLVMFGMHWAVVPLAIMQVASNGMSSILVPALLPNFTQTGVLLAIMLKTKESKVKTVSMPALVSSIFGVTEPAIYGVTLPMKTPFFISCAVSGVIGAATMFFNVTGYSVGGMGVFLYPSLVNPANGDMSGMNAAIILTVVAIVASFAIQMALPVPYLYGEPTEKKSVEETKESVPELKEIKQEIIASPLIGKVVKLEGVPDAVFASGAMGKGIAIDPLDGILVSPAKAEVTLVFPTKHAIGLRTENGAELLIHIGMDTVSLAGKGFESFVQVGDQVEAGQKLLEFDLHQIKAADLPVITPIIVTNTADYEDILVTQESQINSGDYLLTTVK; from the coding sequence ATGGCTAAGGATTATACAGATTTAGCTACAGATATTGTAGCTCATGTTGGTGGAAAAGAAAACATCAGCAGTTTGAAACACTGCGTGACTCGTCTCCGTTTTGGTCTCAAGGATGAGAGCAAGGCTGATACAGACTACTTGAAGGCGCGTGATGGCGTTGTGACAGTAGTTCAAGCAGGTGGTCAATACCAAGTGGTTATCGGGAACCATGTACCAGACGTTTATGCGGCTGTGCAAAAAGTTGCAGGGATTTCAGGAGATGGCGCCTTGGATATTGATGAAGGTGACGGACTAAAAGGAAATCTCTTTGAACGCTTTATTGATTTGTTATCAGGTATCTTCCAAGCCTTTTTGGGACCTTTGGCTGCTGCTGGTATCATTAAAGGTATTGTTGCCATTATGGCTTCGCGAGGCTTGACGAGTGATAATAGTGCTATATATGCTATCTTAAATGCGGCAGGTGATGGTTTCTTCCAATACTTACCATTGTTAGTGGCTCTGACATCTGCTCGCAAGTTTAAGATGAATGAATTTACAGCCCTAGCAATCGGTATGGCCTTGATTTACCCAACCTTGCCAGGATCGCTTGCAGCATTGAAAGAGGCAGGACTGGATAATGTATTTGGTATTCCATTTGTTTTACCAACAGCAGGTAGCTACTTGTCAACGGTTATCCCAGCTATTCTCGCAACGTGGGTGGCTTCAATTATTGAGAAAAACATCCGTAAAGTAACACCAGATGTTGTCAAACTCTTTGTTGTTCCATTTGTAACTATCTTGCTTGCTGTTCCATTGACCTTCTTAGTGGTTGGTCCTGTCGCAAACTTCATCTCTGATGTCTTGTCAAATGCATTTACTGCAATCATGAACTTTAGTCCATTGCTCTATGGTTTGATTCTTGGTGCGACTTGGCAAGTTTTGGTTATGTTTGGAATGCACTGGGCAGTTGTCCCATTGGCAATTATGCAAGTAGCATCAAACGGTATGTCTTCAATTCTTGTACCAGCCTTACTTCCAAACTTTACACAGACCGGGGTTCTTTTGGCAATCATGTTGAAGACCAAGGAGTCTAAGGTTAAAACAGTTTCTATGCCTGCATTGGTTTCATCTATTTTTGGTGTGACTGAGCCAGCTATCTACGGTGTGACCCTTCCAATGAAAACACCGTTCTTTATCTCATGTGCTGTTTCAGGTGTGATTGGTGCTGCCACTATGTTCTTCAATGTAACAGGTTACTCTGTAGGTGGTATGGGTGTCTTCTTGTATCCGTCTCTAGTTAATCCAGCAAACGGTGATATGTCAGGTATGAATGCTGCCATTATTTTGACAGTAGTTGCAATCGTCGCATCCTTCGCTATCCAAATGGCGCTTCCAGTACCTTACTTATATGGAGAACCAACTGAAAAAAAGTCCGTTGAAGAAACAAAGGAGTCTGTTCCAGAATTAAAAGAAATCAAGCAAGAGATTATTGCTAGTCCACTAATCGGTAAAGTAGTTAAATTAGAAGGTGTTCCTGATGCAGTCTTTGCTTCAGGTGCAATGGGTAAAGGGATTGCTATCGATCCCCTAGATGGTATCCTTGTTTCTCCAGCTAAGGCTGAAGTAACTCTTGTATTCCCAACCAAACATGCTATTGGGCTTCGAACGGAAAATGGGGCAGAGCTTCTCATCCATATCGGTATGGACACAGTCTCTCTAGCTGGTAAAGGCTTTGAATCCTTCGTCCAAGTAGGTGACCAAGTTGAAGCAGGACAAAAATTGCTAGAATTTGATCTCCACCAAATCAAAGCAGCTGATCTACCGGTCATCACTCCAATTATCGTGACCAATACAGCTGACTATGAGGACATCTTGGTAACCCAAGAAAGCCAAATCAACAGTGGTGATTACCTGTTGACAACGGTGAAATAA
- a CDS encoding transcription antiterminator BglG — protein MHIDKVYNNNVVQAIDDQGSELIVMGKGLGFQKKAGEELDTSKIEKTFVLQNDYQQSDLSSLYLQMESSEVEVVNAIINRAEETLEVQFDLSLYLALADHLHFVFQRCREGIFIENPLSWEIRKFYPKEYQIGLRSLDLVKEKLGLELEVAEASSIALHLINAQKNGAFGKENQTISKIVTQILDIVRLHFGSVTYEEDTSYHRFVTHVQYFAQRVANGVVEGVNDAFLYEQVKANYPDAFACTEKIRQHISQVYDFQMSKDEQVYLTIHIQRLKVS, from the coding sequence ATGCATATAGATAAAGTCTACAACAATAACGTTGTTCAAGCGATTGATGATCAAGGAAGTGAACTGATTGTCATGGGGAAGGGATTAGGTTTTCAGAAAAAAGCAGGGGAAGAATTAGACACCAGCAAAATCGAGAAAACCTTTGTGCTACAAAATGACTACCAACAATCAGATTTATCGAGTCTGTACCTGCAAATGGAGAGCAGTGAAGTCGAAGTAGTCAATGCCATTATCAATAGGGCAGAAGAAACTTTAGAAGTTCAGTTTGATTTGTCTTTGTATCTAGCCTTAGCAGACCATTTACATTTTGTATTTCAGCGATGCCGTGAAGGTATCTTTATTGAGAACCCGCTGTCTTGGGAAATCCGTAAATTTTACCCCAAGGAATACCAGATTGGTTTGCGGTCTCTTGATTTAGTCAAAGAAAAATTAGGTTTGGAATTGGAGGTGGCGGAAGCTTCTTCCATTGCTCTCCACCTGATCAATGCTCAGAAGAATGGTGCTTTTGGCAAGGAAAACCAAACCATTAGTAAAATCGTGACTCAGATTTTAGACATTGTCCGCCTTCATTTTGGTAGTGTGACCTACGAGGAGGATACCAGCTACCACCGCTTTGTAACGCACGTCCAGTATTTTGCACAACGGGTGGCAAATGGTGTGGTTGAAGGAGTCAATGATGCCTTTCTCTATGAGCAGGTCAAGGCTAATTATCCAGATGCCTTTGCTTGTACGGAGAAGATTCGTCAGCATATCAGTCAGGTTTATGACTTTCAAATGTCCAAAGACGAGCAGGTCTACCTGACCATTCATATCCAACGATTGAAGGTCAGCTAG